The following proteins come from a genomic window of Bradyrhizobium paxllaeri:
- a CDS encoding LysR substrate-binding domain-containing protein yields MPASRAIIQTQVLRNQIIPSDTLEVDSLSALRMALEAGLGCAILARASVLADLAAGKYHARRIIDPPLTRALALVSLVDRPLTKAFLEVRKTMIEVVRSAVSTGRWPAKGNGRRGKRAAI; encoded by the coding sequence ATGCCGGCGTCGCGCGCCATCATCCAGACCCAGGTTCTGCGCAATCAGATCATCCCGAGCGACACGCTCGAAGTCGATTCCTTGTCGGCGCTGCGCATGGCGCTCGAAGCCGGATTGGGCTGTGCCATCCTCGCCCGCGCCAGCGTGCTCGCCGACCTCGCGGCGGGGAAATATCACGCGCGCCGCATCATCGATCCGCCGCTGACGCGCGCGCTCGCACTGGTTTCCCTCGTGGACCGGCCACTGACGAAAGCTTTCCTCGAGGTGCGCAAGACCATGATCGAGGTCGTCCGCTCGGCCGTCAGCACAGGGCGATGGCCGGCGAAAGGAAACGGCCGGCGGGGCAAACGCGCCGCGATCTAG
- a CDS encoding aconitase family protein, whose amino-acid sequence MATASNEQVRFDGRILFLSEDADMVERQLHGADISLADALPLRSDVSTDEITPAAICYYYDEKLGDYPYHGLKCGQRLPVSVGSVKAGGFGVTVAGRRYGKGSSREASPYAEWCAGIRLVIAESFERIYRQNCRNLGIYTSTDFGLVERIRRGESIPVSEFTQGEDELTAELIRRGGLFKLTRARRDGWSPTAHAIASRPMTYAEKVIASASAGNCDAVRPGQAIFATADWRYAHEYVTPMCASFLSREMGDQITLHDRASIVCFGDHLPFIHRSMSAERRARGLLEAAQALAKIQQQFCERHGLRLHGYLADRDGSEGISHSIMAERYVEPGQLVVGTDSHTPHCGALGALAFGIGTTEMANAWMTGEVRVEVPRTCRVRLNGLIPAGVEAKDIVLHLLRLSYVREGRAIGQVMEYCGEALSGLSTDERATLTNMVAEIGGFSGIVIPDEETCRFVRERRGVDLQLEPWMCSDEGAEFAHIIEVECDRLEPMLARPGDPGHGVAISELAETVGIDIAYGGSCTGGKREDLLHYHAVLEWAAKHGMRVASGTRFFLQFGSQDVRDYCLQRGMIDVFERAGVELIEPGCGACVNAGPGVSERADQVTVSAINRNFPGRSGPGQVWLASPSTVAASAIAGRIVSFEQLRAQLSS is encoded by the coding sequence ATGGCGACCGCATCGAACGAGCAGGTCAGGTTTGACGGCCGCATCCTGTTTCTTTCCGAAGATGCCGATATGGTCGAGCGTCAGTTACATGGCGCGGACATTTCGCTGGCCGACGCGTTGCCGTTGCGCAGCGACGTGTCGACCGACGAGATCACGCCGGCCGCGATCTGCTACTATTACGACGAAAAACTCGGGGATTATCCCTATCACGGCCTGAAATGCGGTCAGCGCCTGCCGGTGTCAGTCGGCAGTGTCAAGGCTGGCGGGTTCGGCGTGACGGTGGCTGGACGCCGCTATGGCAAGGGCTCTTCGCGCGAGGCCAGCCCTTATGCCGAGTGGTGTGCCGGCATCCGGCTGGTGATTGCGGAAAGTTTTGAGCGCATCTATCGGCAGAACTGCCGCAACCTCGGCATCTACACCTCGACCGACTTCGGGCTGGTCGAACGCATCCGCCGCGGCGAGAGCATTCCCGTCAGCGAGTTTACGCAGGGCGAGGATGAACTCACTGCGGAGCTCATTCGCCGGGGAGGGCTCTTCAAGCTGACACGGGCGCGAAGAGACGGATGGTCGCCGACGGCGCACGCCATCGCATCGCGGCCGATGACCTATGCCGAAAAGGTCATCGCGAGCGCTTCCGCCGGCAATTGCGATGCGGTCCGTCCCGGCCAGGCCATCTTTGCAACGGCAGACTGGCGCTATGCCCACGAATACGTGACGCCGATGTGCGCCAGCTTCCTGAGCCGGGAAATGGGCGATCAGATTACGTTGCACGATCGCGCAAGCATTGTCTGCTTCGGCGATCACTTGCCGTTCATTCATCGGAGCATGTCGGCGGAACGGCGTGCGCGGGGGTTGCTTGAAGCGGCGCAGGCCTTGGCCAAGATCCAGCAGCAATTCTGCGAGAGGCACGGGCTGCGCCTGCACGGTTACCTTGCGGACCGTGATGGTTCGGAAGGAATCAGCCACTCGATCATGGCCGAGCGCTACGTGGAGCCGGGCCAGTTGGTCGTCGGCACCGACTCCCATACGCCCCATTGCGGCGCTTTGGGCGCATTGGCGTTCGGCATCGGCACGACCGAGATGGCGAATGCCTGGATGACGGGAGAGGTGCGTGTCGAAGTGCCCCGGACCTGCCGCGTGCGGCTCAACGGCCTGATACCGGCAGGCGTCGAGGCAAAGGATATCGTCCTGCATCTGCTGCGCTTGTCGTATGTTCGCGAGGGCAGGGCGATCGGCCAGGTGATGGAGTATTGCGGTGAAGCGCTATCGGGTCTTTCCACGGACGAACGCGCGACCCTGACCAACATGGTCGCGGAGATCGGCGGCTTCAGCGGGATTGTGATTCCCGACGAAGAGACGTGCCGGTTTGTCAGGGAACGGCGCGGCGTCGACCTGCAGCTCGAGCCATGGATGTGCAGCGACGAAGGCGCCGAGTTCGCGCACATCATCGAGGTCGAATGCGACAGGCTTGAGCCGATGCTGGCGCGGCCCGGCGATCCCGGACACGGCGTCGCCATATCGGAACTGGCCGAGACGGTGGGGATCGATATCGCCTATGGCGGCTCATGCACCGGCGGCAAGCGCGAGGATCTCCTGCATTACCATGCCGTGCTCGAATGGGCTGCGAAGCATGGCATGCGCGTTGCCTCGGGAACACGCTTCTTCCTTCAGTTCGGCAGTCAGGATGTTCGCGACTATTGCCTGCAGCGCGGCATGATCGACGTGTTCGAGCGCGCCGGTGTTGAGCTGATCGAACCAGGCTGCGGCGCCTGCGTGAATGCCGGCCCTGGCGTCTCCGAGCGCGCCGATCAGGTGACGGTGAGCGCGATCAACCGCAATTTTCCGGGACGTTCCGGGCCGGGACAGGTGTGGCTGGCAAGCCCGTCCACGGTAGCGGCCAGCGCGATCGCCGGCCGCATCGTGAGCTTTGAGCAATTGCGGGCGCAGTTATCGTCGTGA
- a CDS encoding hydroxymethylglutaryl-CoA lyase, with the protein MDLPDSVVITEEGPREGFQIEPGPIATADKIALIDALSACGLRRIQVGSFVNPKHVPGWADAEAVMQGFSPREGVEYSALWFNEGGLKRALAFEGKLALAGFISLSASEPFAIRNLNRDRAGQIEALSNYVRVHRQAGVPIAKIIVMAAFGCNFAGDVPPAKVVETVVDGLAIAREAGVDVRDVSLADSMGWATPRRVAAAVGAVRERWDDLRIALHLHDTRGQGIACAYEGLRLGVTAFDAAVAGLGGCPFAGQPGAPGNIATEELALLCEEMGISTGLDIEALIEAGRLAERIVGHRLPSAALRSGTLATFRRRAA; encoded by the coding sequence ATGGACCTGCCCGACAGCGTCGTCATCACCGAGGAGGGGCCTCGCGAAGGCTTTCAAATCGAGCCGGGGCCGATCGCGACCGCCGACAAGATCGCGTTGATCGACGCGCTCTCCGCCTGCGGCCTGCGCCGGATCCAGGTCGGCTCCTTCGTCAATCCGAAGCACGTTCCGGGTTGGGCCGACGCGGAAGCCGTGATGCAAGGATTCTCCCCGCGTGAAGGCGTCGAATACTCCGCGCTGTGGTTCAATGAGGGCGGGCTAAAGCGCGCGCTCGCGTTCGAGGGCAAACTCGCGCTCGCCGGCTTCATCTCGCTGAGCGCGTCCGAGCCATTCGCGATCCGGAACCTCAATCGCGACCGTGCCGGACAGATCGAAGCCTTGAGCAACTATGTGCGCGTGCACCGACAAGCCGGTGTGCCGATTGCCAAGATCATCGTCATGGCCGCGTTCGGCTGCAATTTTGCGGGCGACGTCCCGCCGGCGAAGGTCGTCGAGACGGTGGTGGACGGGCTCGCCATTGCCCGCGAAGCCGGTGTGGATGTACGAGACGTTTCGCTCGCGGATTCCATGGGGTGGGCCACGCCGAGGCGTGTGGCGGCCGCCGTCGGTGCCGTTCGCGAGCGCTGGGACGATTTACGGATCGCGCTGCACCTCCACGACACCCGCGGGCAGGGCATCGCCTGCGCCTACGAAGGGCTGCGGCTCGGCGTCACCGCATTCGACGCGGCGGTGGCGGGGCTCGGCGGCTGTCCGTTTGCCGGCCAGCCGGGCGCGCCGGGCAACATCGCCACCGAAGAACTCGCTCTGCTGTGCGAGGAGATGGGCATCTCGACGGGCCTAGACATCGAGGCGTTGATCGAGGCCGGGCGGCTTGCCGAGCGGATCGTCGGACACCGGCTGCCGAGCGCCGCGTTGCGATCGGGAACGCTCGCCACATTCAGGAGACGCGCTGCATGA
- a CDS encoding LysR family transcriptional regulator, translating to MALGLRQLRYFIAIADAGVLSRAAEALNVAQSALSHHVAALETELGVKLLERRPRGIALTAAGRRLYEHASAVLSALGKAEEDVRTYNEAATGPVCIGLSHTAISIVALDVMKAVRTKSPGVHLTVVEAL from the coding sequence ATGGCACTCGGATTGCGGCAGCTTCGCTATTTCATCGCCATCGCCGATGCCGGCGTATTGTCGCGTGCCGCAGAGGCGCTCAACGTCGCGCAGTCGGCGCTGAGCCATCACGTCGCCGCGCTCGAAACCGAGCTCGGCGTCAAGCTGCTGGAGCGACGGCCGCGCGGCATCGCGCTGACCGCGGCCGGCCGGCGGCTTTACGAGCACGCCAGCGCGGTGCTGTCGGCGCTCGGCAAGGCCGAAGAGGATGTGCGGACCTACAACGAAGCCGCGACGGGTCCGGTCTGCATCGGCCTCAGCCACACCGCGATCTCCATCGTCGCGCTCGATGTCATGAAGGCGGTGCGAACGAAATCCCCGGGCGTGCACCTGACGGTGGTCGAGGCGCTGTGA
- a CDS encoding Bug family tripartite tricarboxylate transporter substrate binding protein, producing the protein MIFDRLFRGKVLVLGVAIIAMVPAGVTSNAGAQPYPSRSITILVGYSAGGQADALARIIGKQLGENLKISVVIENKTGANGMIAAQAAARSEPDGYTVLMVTDAMVTIDPHLATSNHFDLSTAMEPVVNVSWSPLLLAAANNVPANSVAELVALGKQKAQNLSFGSSGSSTPHRLAGEMLQKYGGFTMTHIPYKGTAASVNDLLGGQIPLLFGAPTAVEPLATAGKIKVLGVTSEKRYPLLSNVPAISETFPGFKIISYIGFMLPKKTPASVVAALNKEVNQILGTDTMRAWLDKQGMVAVGGTPDDFKRQIAVDYQARGELVRALGITAE; encoded by the coding sequence ATGATCTTCGACAGGCTGTTTCGAGGGAAGGTGCTGGTTCTCGGCGTCGCCATCATCGCGATGGTGCCGGCTGGCGTGACGTCGAATGCTGGCGCACAGCCGTACCCGTCGCGGTCGATCACCATCCTGGTCGGCTATTCCGCGGGCGGGCAGGCCGATGCGCTGGCCCGGATCATCGGCAAGCAACTCGGCGAGAACCTCAAGATATCAGTCGTCATCGAGAACAAGACGGGCGCCAACGGCATGATCGCGGCGCAGGCGGCGGCACGGTCCGAGCCCGACGGCTATACCGTTCTGATGGTGACGGATGCGATGGTCACGATCGATCCGCACCTTGCCACCAGCAACCATTTCGACCTGTCGACGGCGATGGAGCCGGTCGTCAACGTCTCATGGTCGCCGCTGCTACTGGCCGCCGCCAACAATGTGCCGGCGAATTCGGTCGCCGAGCTGGTCGCGCTCGGCAAGCAGAAGGCGCAAAACCTGAGTTTCGGCAGTTCGGGCAGTTCGACGCCGCACCGCCTCGCCGGCGAGATGCTGCAGAAGTATGGCGGCTTCACCATGACCCATATTCCCTACAAGGGAACGGCCGCCTCGGTAAACGACCTGCTGGGCGGACAGATACCGCTATTGTTCGGCGCGCCGACAGCGGTGGAGCCGCTGGCGACCGCGGGGAAAATCAAGGTGCTCGGCGTCACCTCGGAGAAGCGCTATCCGTTGCTGTCCAACGTGCCCGCCATCAGCGAGACTTTCCCAGGGTTCAAGATCATCAGCTATATCGGCTTCATGCTGCCGAAGAAGACGCCGGCGTCCGTGGTCGCGGCGTTGAACAAGGAAGTGAACCAGATCCTTGGCACCGACACGATGCGGGCCTGGCTGGACAAGCAGGGCATGGTCGCGGTCGGCGGCACGCCGGATGATTTCAAGCGCCAGATCGCGGTCGACTATCAGGCGCGCGGCGAACTCGTCCGCGCTCTCGGCATCACCGCCGAGTGA
- a CDS encoding CaiB/BaiF CoA transferase family protein has product MTTSSKPLAGLKVLDFGHTIMGPCAGVLFADLGADVVKIEPADGDPTRRLPGFAAGFFATYNRNKRSIAIDLKRPEGQAVVHRLVRDADVVLENFGPGTIERLKCSWEDLRQINPLLVYLSMKGFLKGPYENRGALDEVVQMQSGLAYMTGPPGRPLRAGAPVIDILGGVFGVVAALSALRERDVTGVGQKVASSLFESATFMLGAVVVGSAVTGGPMPPMPARKNAWGVYDVFTASDGGQVFIGCTSDGHWQRFCDAFSFDEWRDDPRLTGNANRCEAREWVLPELERRIAKLPLNVILAKCETARVAYSRVGRPDELSIDPHLLANGGLLATAVSAFGGGPLVGIPALPVEFGEARERPGLARQPPRVGEHADEILQAAGYSEREIADLRSAGVLAAVVSVPA; this is encoded by the coding sequence ATGACGACGTCCTCCAAACCGCTTGCGGGGCTGAAAGTGCTCGATTTCGGCCACACCATCATGGGGCCGTGCGCCGGCGTGCTGTTTGCCGATCTCGGCGCCGATGTTGTGAAGATAGAACCCGCGGACGGCGATCCGACGCGGCGGCTACCGGGCTTTGCCGCCGGCTTCTTCGCGACCTACAACCGGAACAAGCGCTCGATCGCGATCGACCTGAAGCGGCCGGAGGGACAGGCGGTCGTGCATCGGCTGGTCAGGGATGCCGATGTCGTGCTGGAGAATTTCGGTCCGGGCACCATCGAGCGCCTCAAATGCAGTTGGGAAGATCTGCGCCAGATCAATCCGCTTCTCGTCTATCTCTCGATGAAAGGGTTCCTGAAGGGACCGTACGAGAACCGCGGCGCGCTCGACGAAGTCGTGCAGATGCAGTCCGGGCTCGCTTACATGACCGGCCCGCCGGGCCGGCCGTTGCGCGCCGGCGCGCCTGTCATCGACATTCTCGGCGGCGTGTTCGGCGTCGTGGCCGCGTTGTCGGCGCTGCGCGAGCGCGACGTTACCGGCGTGGGGCAGAAGGTTGCGAGTTCGCTGTTCGAGAGCGCGACCTTCATGCTCGGCGCGGTCGTCGTCGGCAGCGCGGTGACGGGCGGTCCGATGCCGCCGATGCCGGCACGGAAAAATGCCTGGGGCGTGTATGACGTGTTCACCGCTTCCGACGGCGGTCAGGTCTTCATCGGCTGCACCTCTGATGGCCACTGGCAGCGCTTTTGCGATGCGTTCAGCTTCGACGAATGGCGCGACGATCCAAGGCTTACCGGCAACGCCAATCGCTGCGAGGCGCGCGAATGGGTGCTGCCCGAACTGGAGCGGCGGATCGCCAAATTGCCGCTGAACGTAATCCTCGCAAAGTGCGAAACGGCCCGCGTCGCCTATTCGCGGGTTGGACGGCCCGACGAACTCTCGATCGACCCCCATCTGCTAGCCAATGGCGGCCTTCTTGCGACCGCCGTATCGGCGTTCGGCGGTGGGCCGCTGGTTGGAATTCCGGCGCTGCCGGTGGAGTTCGGCGAGGCACGCGAGCGCCCGGGCCTCGCGCGGCAACCGCCGCGGGTCGGCGAGCACGCCGACGAAATCCTGCAAGCGGCCGGATATTCGGAGCGTGAAATTGCGGACTTGCGTTCGGCCGGCGTGCTGGCGGCGGTGGTGAGCGTGCCCGCATAG
- a CDS encoding SRPBCC family protein translates to MSKETTSFVYVTYIRSTPEKVFEAITKPDIARRYWGHENVSDWNPGSKWEHVRANDARTVELVGKVVETSPPTRLVITWANASQASDPSAYSRVTFEIEEYEEMVRLTVTHDELEAGSGMANGIRKGWPVVLASMKSLLETGHGLDVFAKPKSA, encoded by the coding sequence ATGAGCAAAGAGACGACCAGCTTTGTCTACGTGACCTATATTCGCTCGACGCCGGAAAAGGTGTTCGAGGCCATCACGAAACCGGACATCGCAAGGCGTTACTGGGGCCACGAGAACGTCTCTGACTGGAATCCCGGATCGAAATGGGAGCACGTCCGCGCCAATGACGCGCGAACGGTCGAACTCGTCGGCAAGGTCGTCGAGACCTCGCCGCCGACCCGTCTCGTCATCACCTGGGCGAATGCCTCGCAGGCCTCCGATCCTTCCGCCTACAGCCGGGTGACGTTCGAGATCGAGGAATACGAGGAGATGGTCCGGCTGACCGTCACCCATGACGAACTCGAAGCCGGCAGCGGGATGGCGAACGGCATCAGGAAGGGTTGGCCGGTTGTCCTCGCCAGCATGAAATCCTTGCTGGAAACCGGCCACGGCCTCGATGTTTTCGCCAAGCCGAAATCGGCCTGA
- a CDS encoding GFA family protein — protein MTKLYAGGCGCGAIHYETSSEPIVESHCQCRDCQKRSGTGHGSYLVFPRRADVTITGEAKEWRVAGDSGNEKLHAFCPTCGTPVYLTFVAMPELIAVHATSLDDPSQFHPQMVTYGIRGHAWDTLASSLQKFERMPPPG, from the coding sequence GTGACAAAGCTTTATGCCGGCGGATGTGGGTGCGGCGCGATCCATTATGAGACGAGCAGCGAACCCATTGTCGAAAGCCACTGCCAATGCCGCGATTGCCAGAAACGGAGCGGCACGGGGCATGGATCCTATCTGGTCTTTCCCCGCCGAGCCGATGTGACGATTACGGGCGAAGCGAAGGAATGGAGGGTAGCGGGCGACAGCGGCAACGAAAAGCTCCATGCCTTCTGCCCGACCTGTGGAACGCCGGTCTACCTGACATTCGTCGCCATGCCGGAACTGATAGCGGTCCACGCGACCAGCCTTGACGATCCCAGCCAATTCCATCCGCAGATGGTCACCTACGGTATCCGCGGCCACGCCTGGGACACACTGGCTTCCTCGTTGCAGAAATTCGAGCGAATGCCGCCGCCCGGATAG